The Exiguobacterium mexicanum genome includes a window with the following:
- a CDS encoding GNAT family N-acetyltransferase: MNIIRIHDEDEAFQQFLTSRLRMFNDTHSVHHRGIRNADVPVVQLKVEQDGDVIAGLFGSVYWGWFDLDRLWVASEHTGTGLGSRLLEEGERLARDLGATRVKLTTFSFQAKTFYERFGYEIAGVLRDYPPGSDYYMMTKQLTAD, translated from the coding sequence ATGAACATCATACGGATACACGATGAGGACGAAGCGTTTCAACAGTTTTTGACGAGTCGATTGCGGATGTTCAATGACACCCACTCGGTGCACCATCGTGGGATCCGCAACGCGGACGTCCCGGTCGTTCAGCTGAAAGTGGAGCAGGACGGGGACGTGATTGCAGGGTTGTTCGGGAGCGTCTATTGGGGCTGGTTCGACTTGGACCGACTCTGGGTCGCGTCAGAACATACGGGAACAGGCCTAGGGAGCCGCCTGCTCGAGGAAGGGGAGCGGTTGGCGCGTGACCTCGGGGCGACGCGCGTCAAATTGACGACGTTCTCGTTTCAGGCGAAGACGTTTTATGAGCGCTTCGGCTATGAGATCGCCGGCGTGCTCCGTGATTATCCGCCGGGTTCGGACTACTATATGATGACGAAGCAACTGACAGCTGATTGA
- a CDS encoding MBL fold metallo-hydrolase has product MQTLKRHSERFWYMDPVAETDRPILGAVVGDTHTLMIDAGNSEAHTILFLDALTKRGIKRPSIVMLTHWHWDHIFGLSALTDTVSIASTATKAGMERLLPYAWDDASLAERVEDGSEIAFCAEAIKLEYGEERSMRVVLPTLTFDDTLTLDLGGVHVILKHVGGDHAADAVVAYVPEEKVLFLGDALYANLYAPSWRMTPTRTLRLLDVLDQFEAEAYVWSHGQVVTRAEYEKDRDILRHLARITLDFPGNKEVMTAQYERLTDRTVDEEVQELISFFVNGSSEEA; this is encoded by the coding sequence ATGCAGACACTTAAGCGGCATTCGGAACGGTTTTGGTATATGGACCCAGTCGCGGAGACCGACCGTCCCATTTTAGGGGCTGTCGTCGGAGATACCCATACGCTCATGATTGATGCGGGGAACTCTGAGGCGCACACGATTTTATTTCTAGATGCCTTGACCAAACGGGGCATCAAACGACCGTCAATCGTCATGTTGACGCATTGGCATTGGGATCATATCTTTGGATTGTCGGCGCTGACCGACACCGTCTCCATCGCAAGCACGGCGACAAAAGCCGGGATGGAACGATTGCTGCCCTATGCGTGGGACGATGCTTCCTTAGCCGAACGGGTCGAAGACGGAAGCGAGATCGCGTTTTGCGCGGAAGCGATCAAACTCGAATATGGAGAAGAGCGATCGATGCGCGTCGTCTTACCGACGCTGACGTTCGATGATACGCTCACCCTCGACCTCGGCGGGGTACACGTCATTCTGAAGCACGTTGGTGGAGATCACGCTGCCGATGCAGTCGTGGCTTATGTACCAGAGGAAAAGGTGTTGTTTTTAGGGGATGCCCTCTATGCGAACTTGTACGCGCCGTCTTGGCGAATGACCCCGACCCGGACATTACGTCTTTTAGATGTACTCGATCAGTTCGAGGCCGAGGCGTACGTCTGGTCGCATGGCCAAGTCGTGACTCGTGCCGAATATGAGAAAGACCGAGACATTTTACGCCATTTGGCCCGAATCACTCTCGATTTCCCAGGAAATAAAGAGGTGATGACCGCTCAATACGAACGTCTGACAGATCGGACCGTCGACGAAGAAGTACAAGAGTTGATCTCGTTCTTCGTGAACGGTTCGAGCGAGGAAGCGTGA